Within Caulobacter segnis, the genomic segment CAGGTCGACGCCATCTGCTTGGCGACCTTCTGGCCGGTCACGCGCTCCAGCACCTGCTCGACATGGGCGATCGGCGTGTCCGGCAGGATGCCGTGTCCCAGGTTGAAGATGTAGGGACCCTGGTTCCATTGTTCCAGGAGTTCGTCGACCCGACGCAGCAGCGCATCGCCGCCGGCCCGCAGCAGCAGCGGATCCAGCGCGCCCTGGATCGTCTTGGTCTTCTGGATCGACTGGCCCAGCTTGGCCGAGGCCGAAGTGTCCAGCGCCACGCCCTGAACCGGGACCTTTTGCGCATAGTCCTCGACCAGCGTTCCGGCCCCGCGCGGGAAGCCGATGATCGGCGCGGTCACGCCCCGGGCGCGCAGCCCCTCGATGATCCGGATGTGCGGCTGAGTGACCAGCCGGTCGAACAGCGGCTCCGACAGGCCCTCGGCCCAGCTCTCGAACAGCTTCAGGGCCTGGGCCCCGGCGTCGACCTGCATAGCCAGATAGTCGATCGTCGCGTCGACCAGAACCTGGATCAGGGCGTCCAGCTGCTCGGCGTTCTGATAGGCGAAGGTCCGCGCGCCGCTGCGGTCGCTGGAACCCTTCTCGATCATGTAGGTCGCCACCGTCCACGGCGCGCCGGCGAAGCCTATCAGGGCTTTGGACGGATCGAGCGCCGACCGAACCCGCGTCAGCGTCTCCCCGACGAGCTTGAG encodes:
- the hemE gene encoding uroporphyrinogen decarboxylase, with the translated sequence MTSPTQTPKFLSTLAGEKHANPPIWFMRQAGRYLPEYRAVRATAPDFISFCFDPEKAAEVTLQPMRRFPFDASIVFADILLIPGALGQKVWFEAGEGPKLGEMPSIESMAEKAGEAGEALKLVGETLTRVRSALDPSKALIGFAGAPWTVATYMIEKGSSDRSGARTFAYQNAEQLDALIQVLVDATIDYLAMQVDAGAQALKLFESWAEGLSEPLFDRLVTQPHIRIIEGLRARGVTAPIIGFPRGAGTLVEDYAQKVPVQGVALDTSASAKLGQSIQKTKTIQGALDPLLLRAGGDALLRRVDELLEQWNQGPYIFNLGHGILPDTPIAHVEQVLERVTGQKVAKQMAST